The Streptomyces sp. TLI_105 DNA segment GCCCACGGCTCCCGTCTCCCCCCGCTCTCCGTCCGCGAGGCCCTCAAGAACCTCTGACCCCACCCCGGTCCCGGGCCGGATCAACTCCTGCGCCAGAATCGGTACATGACGAAAACGGGGAAGCGGACGGCGCTGGTCCTGGGGGCCGGGGGGCTCGTCGGAGCGGGATGGGAGGCCGGGGTGCTGCGCGGGCTCCTCGACGCCGGGATCGATCTGACCACCGCCGATCTGATCGTCGGCAGCTCCGCGGGGGCCGTCGTCGGGGCGCGGCTCGCCTCCGGGCGGGGCGGGCTCGACGCCCTGTACGAGGAGCAGCTCGACGGGGAGGCCACCGAGGCCGCCGCACGGCTCGGGATCCCCACGATCCTCCGGTACGCCTTTGCCGTCCTGCGCTCCCGGACCCCCGAGGAGTACGGGCGCAGGCTCGGCCGGCTCGCCCTCGCCGCCCCCACGGTGGCCGAGGCGGACCGCCGCGCGACCGTCGCCCGGCGGCTCGGCCGGGCCGCCGACTGGCCCGCGCGGCCGCTGCTGATCACCGCGGTCGACGCCGAGACCGGCGAACTCGCCGCGTACGACGAGGACAGCGGCGTCCCGCTGACCGACGCCGTCACCGCGAGCTGTGCCGTCCCCGGCGTCTGGCCCCCGGCGACGATCGACGGGCGCCGCTGGATCGACGGCGGCATCCACTCCACGGCCAACGCCCACCTCGCCGTCGGCCACGACCGGATCGTCGTCATCGCCCCCAGCGCCCGGGGCGGCAAGGTCGTGCTCTCCCCGGCCCGGCAGGGCGCCGACCTCGCCGCCGCAGGGGCGCGCGTCGAGGTGATCACCCCCGACGAGGCCTCCCGCAAGGCGATCGGGCACAACGCGCTGGACCCCGCGCACCGGGCCGCCGCGGCCCGCGCCGGACGTGCCCAGGCCGCCTCCCACGCCGAGGCCGTCGCCGCCGTCTGGGCCGGGTGACGAGCGGGCCGGGTGACGAGCCGGGTGACAATGAGAGCGTGAACGAGCACATCCCCGTCATCCGCGAGGTCGATCAGGGCACCGCACGCCTCATGCCCGACGTGGACCGGGAGCGGGCCTGGCTCCTGACGGTCGACGGCGCACCCCAGTCGTACGTCGACCTGGACGATCCGGCGTACCTGGAGTTCGAGTACGCGCGGCGCCTCGCCCATGTCGTCGACGGCGCCGCCGGGCCCGGCGCGCCCCTCGACGTCCTCCACCTGGGCGGCGGGGCGCTCTCGCTGCCCCGGTACGTCGCCGTCACCCGGCCCGGCTCGCGTCAGGACGTGGTCGAGGCCGACCGGGGACTGCTCGCCCTGGTCGAGGAGCACCTGCCGCTGCCCGAGGGCTCGGGGACCACCGTGCACGCGGCGGACGCCCGCGCCTGGCTGGAGGCGGCGCCGGACGCCTCGGCCGATCTGATCGTGGGCGACGTCTTCGGCGGCTCGCGCGTGCCCGCGCACCTCACCTCCGTCGAGTACGCGCGCGAGGTCCGGCGCGTCCTGCGGCCCGGCGGTCTCTACGCCGCCAACCTGGCCGACGGCGCGCCCTTCGCCTTCCTCCGCTCCCAGCTCGCCACCTTCGCCGTCGTCTTCCCCGAACTGGCGCTCGTCGCGGAGCCCGCCGTGCTGCGCGGCCGCCGCTTCGGGAACGCGGTGCTCATCGCCTCGGGGCGGGAGATCGACACTGCCCGCCTCGCGCGGCGTGCGGCGGCCGACGCCTTCCCCGCGCGCGTGGAGTACGGGGAGACGCTCGACCGGTTCACCGGCGGCGCACAGCCGGTCCTCGACGCCGGGGCCGTCCCGTCACCCGCTCCCCCGGAGGGCGCCTTCGGCATCGGCTGAGGCGCCGGGGGCGGGGGCGCCCGCGACCTCCTTCGTGTGCGGGCGGCGCGTCAGGTTCCGTACGTCCGGCACGAACAGGACCAGCGCGGTGACCAGCACCATCAGCGCCGCCGCGCCCCACAGCGCCTCGCTCCGGCCGAACGCGCTCTCCGCCGGGCCCGCCAGGGCCGTGGACAGCGGCAGCAGCGCTGTCGAGCCGAACCAGTCGTAGGCCGAGACCCGGGACAGCTTCTCCTCCGGGATCTCCTGGTGCATGGTCGTCATCCACGAGACGCCGAAGACCTCGATCGCCACCCCGCTGACGAACATCGCCGCCGTCAGACCGGCCGCGTCCAGCGGCACGGCGAGCGCGGCGGAGGGCAGTGCGATCGGGAAGACGCACAAGGTCCCGACGAAGAGCATCCGGCGCGGCTTCCACCGGGTCATCAGGACGGCGCCCGCGACCGTCCCCGCCCCGTACGCGGCGAGCGCGATGCCCCAGGGGCGCGAGCCGCCCAACTCGTCCCGGGCGACCAGCGGTCCGTACACGGACTCGACCGCGCCGATCAGGCCCACCACCACCGAGAACTGCGCGACGATCGACCACAGCCAGGGCCGGCCGACGAACTCCCGCCAGCCCTCCCGCAGATCCGCGAAGAGCCCGCCGCCGGGCGCGCGGTCCGGGATGCCGCTCACGTCGAGGAAGGCGCGCAGGCCGCCTGCGACGGCGAAGGCGACCGCGTCGATGGCGAGGACCCAGCCCGGTCCGACGAAGGCGACGAGCGCGCCGCCGAGCGCCGCACCGCCGATGGCGGCGCCGTGCATCGCCATCCGGAAGACGGCGAAGGCACGGCTCGCCTGCTCCCCGCTGACGCTGGACATGAGCATGCCCTCGGCCGCCGGGTTGAAGAAGGCCTGACCGGTGCCGCAGAGCGCGGTGAGCACCATCATCTGCCAGACGCGTGCCTCGCCGGAGAGCACGAGGACGGCGAAGGCGGCCTGCGAGACGCAGTTGAGGGCGTTGGCCGCGACCATCACCCGGTGCCGGGGCACCCGGTCGGCCACCGCGCCGCCGATGAGCAGGAAGAGGACCAGCGGCGCGAAGCGCGCCATGGCCACCAGACCCACGTCCCCGGCGTCGCCCCCGGCGTCGAAGACCGCCCAGGTCGTGGCGATCAGCGCGCCGTGCGTGCCGAGGTTGGTCACGATGGTGGCGGCGGTGAGCAGGAGGTAGTTGCGGCCGGCCCACTCGGGGCGGCGGGGGCGGGACGGTGCCTGGCGGGGGGAGGCGGCGGGTGATGTCACCCCGGGACTATCCCCGGCTCCTCCCCGTACTGCCAACCGGATTTGTCCCGGGGCCCGTCACCGCCGGAGAGCCGACCGCCGGGGCCGACACGGCGGTCGGCCCCGGCGGTCAGGCGGTCGGGCGGTCAGGACCCGGAGGGGGCGAGCCGGACCGTGGAGAGGATCTGCCGGATCGTCGTGTCGGGCAGCTCGTCCTTGACGCCGTCGGCCCCGTAGAGCACCCAGGTCGAGAAGTCGCCTGCCGTGTTCTTGAAGGTGAAGGCGTAGGACTTGCCGTCCGTCTCGCACTTGTTGCGCTTCTTGACGCCCGGCGCCGTGGCGGTCGCCAGGCTGCCGGTGAGACCGGACTTCGTGGTGTACGGCACGGACTTGGTGATCTTGATGGTGCTCTGCGGCATGTGCTGCGCGTAGCCGCCCCACACCCACGTACCGGCCTCGCCGCGCGCGGCGGTCGCGGTGTCCTTGGCGCCCTGACCGCCCTTGGTGCCGGCGGTGGCCAGGCTCCAGGTCTCGGCGGTGCCGTTCTTGTCGACGTCGTAGGCGCACCACTTGGTCTTGAGGCTCGTGGGGCTGGACATCGTGACCAGCGGAGCGCCGCCGCCCTTCTTCTCGTCCTCGAAGAAGGTGATCGAGCCCGGCTTGTGCACCTCCCACTCCGGCGGTACGTCGAAGAGGGTGCCGTACTTCGGGTTGTAGACGACCTTCCAGCCGGGGACCGTCGGCTGCTGCGCCGCGCCGTCGCGCGGATTGGCGATCGACTGGCTCGGGTCGGGCGCCGGGGCGGACGAGGGGTCCGCGGAGGCGGTGGCGGTGACGGACGGCTTGGGATCGTCGGCGGTGTCCTTCTGGTCGTCGTCCTTGCCGAGCACCAGGAAACCGGTGACTCCGGCCGCGACGACCACGGCGGTGGCGGCGACGATCGCCACGAGCGTCGTCTTCTTCCCGCCGCCGGGCCCGCCGGGCTGTCCGGGGCCGGGCACCGCGTACTGCTGCGGCACGGTCGGCTGCTGGTACGGGTTGGGGTGACCCGGCTGCTGGGCGTACCCCTGCTGCGGGTAGCCCGGCTGCGCCGGCGGCTGCTGCGGGTAGCCGGGCTGCGCCGGCTGCTGCTGCGGATACCCGGGCTGCGCCGGCTGCTGCTGCGGATACCCGGGCTGGGTCGGCGGCTGCTGATACGGGTTCGGCTGCTGGTACCCCGACTGCTGGTAGGGGTTCTGACTCTGGTCCTGCGGGTTCTGCTCGCCCCCGGGCGGCTGCTGTCCTGGCCACATGGCCAGTAACCATAGAGGTGCGGGGGCGGCTCGACCACGCCCGCCCCCGGGCCGGGCGCGAACAGGGGATGGCCAAGGCTGCTACTCGCGGGTAACATCACGGTCCATGAGCGCAGACCAGATGTCCGTCGGCGAGATGCTCGCCGCCACGGTGCCCATGGCCGGAACCCTGAACCTGGAGTTCCTGGAGACCACCGCCGAGCGCGCCGTCGTGCGCCTCCCGGACCAGCCCGCCTACCACAACCACGTCGGCGGCCCGCACGCCGGAGCGATGTTCACCCTCGCCGAGTCCGCCAGCGGCGCCATAGTGCTCGCCGCCTTCGGCGACCAGCTGAGCCGCGCGGTCCCGCTCGCCGTCAAGGCCGAGATCGGCTACAAGAAGCTGGCCATGGGCGTCGTCACGGCCACCGCCACCCTCGGCCGCCCCGCCGCCGAGGTCGTCGCCGAACTCGACGCCGGACAGCGACCGGAGTTCCCGGTGCGGATCGACATCACCCGTGAGGACGGCGCCGTGACCGGCGAGATGACCGTCGTGTGGACCCTCCGCCCGAACGCCTGATCCCCGGCCCCGCCGCACGCCGCCCTCGCAACCCTCCGGGGTGCGGGGGCGTCCGTATGGGGGGGGCGGTGCTCGTCGAGGGCCTCGTCCCACCGGCCGGGGTAGGCTTCGACGGCGTGCCCGTCGAGGTGTGTCCGGGCCATCGAGCAGCTGAGCAGCCGATACGGGAGGAAGCGCGTTGCACGTCCAGGAGTGGCTGGAGACGATCCCCGCGGTCGCCGTCTACGTCCTTGTGGCGGTGGTGATCGGGCTGGAGAGCCTGGGCATCCCGCTCCCCGGCGAGATCGTGCTCGTGAGCTCGGCCCTGCTCGCCTCGCAGCACGGCGACATCAATCCGTACGTCCTCGGCGCCTGCGCCACCGCCGGCGCGATCGTCGGCGACTCGATCGGATACGC contains these protein-coding regions:
- a CDS encoding patatin-like phospholipase family protein yields the protein MTKTGKRTALVLGAGGLVGAGWEAGVLRGLLDAGIDLTTADLIVGSSAGAVVGARLASGRGGLDALYEEQLDGEATEAAARLGIPTILRYAFAVLRSRTPEEYGRRLGRLALAAPTVAEADRRATVARRLGRAADWPARPLLITAVDAETGELAAYDEDSGVPLTDAVTASCAVPGVWPPATIDGRRWIDGGIHSTANAHLAVGHDRIVVIAPSARGGKVVLSPARQGADLAAAGARVEVITPDEASRKAIGHNALDPAHRAAAARAGRAQAASHAEAVAAVWAG
- a CDS encoding spermidine synthase → MNEHIPVIREVDQGTARLMPDVDRERAWLLTVDGAPQSYVDLDDPAYLEFEYARRLAHVVDGAAGPGAPLDVLHLGGGALSLPRYVAVTRPGSRQDVVEADRGLLALVEEHLPLPEGSGTTVHAADARAWLEAAPDASADLIVGDVFGGSRVPAHLTSVEYAREVRRVLRPGGLYAANLADGAPFAFLRSQLATFAVVFPELALVAEPAVLRGRRFGNAVLIASGREIDTARLARRAAADAFPARVEYGETLDRFTGGAQPVLDAGAVPSPAPPEGAFGIG
- a CDS encoding MFS transporter; translation: MTSPAASPRQAPSRPRRPEWAGRNYLLLTAATIVTNLGTHGALIATTWAVFDAGGDAGDVGLVAMARFAPLVLFLLIGGAVADRVPRHRVMVAANALNCVSQAAFAVLVLSGEARVWQMMVLTALCGTGQAFFNPAAEGMLMSSVSGEQASRAFAVFRMAMHGAAIGGAALGGALVAFVGPGWVLAIDAVAFAVAGGLRAFLDVSGIPDRAPGGGLFADLREGWREFVGRPWLWSIVAQFSVVVGLIGAVESVYGPLVARDELGGSRPWGIALAAYGAGTVAGAVLMTRWKPRRMLFVGTLCVFPIALPSAALAVPLDAAGLTAAMFVSGVAIEVFGVSWMTTMHQEIPEEKLSRVSAYDWFGSTALLPLSTALAGPAESAFGRSEALWGAAALMVLVTALVLFVPDVRNLTRRPHTKEVAGAPAPGASADAEGALRGSG
- a CDS encoding DUF4442 domain-containing protein — translated: MSADQMSVGEMLAATVPMAGTLNLEFLETTAERAVVRLPDQPAYHNHVGGPHAGAMFTLAESASGAIVLAAFGDQLSRAVPLAVKAEIGYKKLAMGVVTATATLGRPAAEVVAELDAGQRPEFPVRIDITREDGAVTGEMTVVWTLRPNA